From the Oleiharenicola lentus genome, one window contains:
- a CDS encoding tetratricopeptide repeat protein: MKTPRFVSVLCSLTLAGGLFAAEPAMPLLNTLGSHSHQITTRSPEAQRYFDQGLRFLFGFNHGSAIRSFQEAARLDPECAMAHWGIALASGPHINFPAVPPPAAELAWAELQLARQHAAKATPVEQALVAALGRRYANPQPADRAPLDLAYADAMRAVWKQFPKDADVGAFFAEAMMDLRPWDQWTPAGEPQPGTEEILATLDAVLKLNPNHPFANHLYIHAVEASNQPERALPAADRLLNLQPGLAHNVHMPSHIYIRTGDWHKAVESNRLAVAADAAYRQVVGPAKGFLPVYVAHNDHMLAYAAMMTGQGGLAVKHTRDLVAKLPPEFMAEFGIVAEAWLAMPLEVLVRFGRWDEVLAEPMAAPEQRFVYAFQHAARGIAYAAKGDVAAARRAQALYLEAAKLVSPDQIAAGNNTCQAVLAIVTPMLEAEILMREGKVDDAVTQFRTAIALEDQLRYDEPPGWMIPVRHALGALLMSKGRPAEAEQVYREDLARLPGNGWSIFGLADALTQQGKMKEVAALRSRFKEIWRQADVTITSSCLCQPGG, translated from the coding sequence ATGAAAACCCCACGCTTCGTCTCCGTTCTCTGCTCCCTCACGCTCGCTGGCGGCCTCTTCGCCGCCGAGCCCGCCATGCCGCTGCTCAACACGCTCGGTTCCCACTCGCACCAGATCACCACGCGGTCCCCCGAGGCCCAGCGCTACTTCGACCAGGGCCTGCGCTTTCTCTTCGGCTTCAACCACGGCTCGGCCATCCGGTCATTCCAGGAGGCGGCCCGCCTCGATCCGGAATGCGCCATGGCCCACTGGGGCATCGCGCTCGCCAGCGGTCCGCACATCAATTTCCCCGCCGTGCCGCCGCCGGCCGCCGAGCTCGCCTGGGCGGAGCTGCAACTCGCCCGCCAGCACGCCGCCAAGGCCACGCCGGTCGAGCAAGCCCTTGTCGCGGCGCTCGGTCGGCGCTACGCCAACCCGCAGCCGGCGGACCGCGCCCCGCTCGACCTCGCCTACGCCGACGCCATGCGCGCGGTGTGGAAACAATTCCCCAAGGACGCCGATGTCGGCGCCTTCTTCGCCGAGGCCATGATGGACCTCCGACCGTGGGACCAGTGGACGCCTGCCGGAGAGCCGCAGCCCGGCACCGAGGAGATCCTCGCGACGCTCGATGCCGTGCTGAAGCTCAACCCCAACCACCCCTTCGCCAACCACCTCTACATCCACGCCGTCGAGGCCTCGAACCAGCCCGAGCGCGCCCTGCCCGCCGCCGACCGCCTGCTGAACCTCCAGCCCGGCCTCGCGCACAATGTGCACATGCCGTCGCACATCTACATCCGCACGGGTGACTGGCACAAGGCGGTCGAGTCCAACCGCCTCGCCGTCGCGGCCGACGCCGCCTACCGCCAGGTCGTTGGTCCGGCAAAAGGCTTCCTCCCCGTCTATGTCGCGCACAACGACCATATGCTTGCCTACGCCGCCATGATGACCGGCCAGGGCGGCCTTGCGGTCAAACACACGCGCGACCTCGTCGCCAAGCTGCCGCCGGAATTTATGGCGGAGTTCGGCATCGTGGCCGAGGCCTGGCTGGCCATGCCGCTCGAGGTGCTTGTGCGTTTCGGGCGTTGGGACGAGGTGCTGGCCGAGCCGATGGCCGCGCCGGAGCAGCGTTTCGTGTATGCGTTCCAGCACGCCGCCCGCGGCATCGCCTATGCCGCCAAAGGCGACGTCGCCGCCGCACGCCGCGCGCAGGCGCTCTACCTCGAGGCCGCCAAGCTCGTGTCGCCCGACCAGATCGCCGCGGGCAACAACACCTGCCAAGCCGTGCTCGCCATCGTCACGCCCATGCTCGAAGCCGAGATTCTCATGCGCGAGGGCAAGGTGGACGACGCCGTCACCCAGTTCCGCACCGCCATCGCGCTCGAGGACCAGCTGCGCTACGACGAGCCACCCGGCTGGATGATCCCGGTGCGCCACGCCCTCGGCGCCCTGCTCATGTCCAAGGGCCGCCCTGCCGAGGCCGAGCAGGTCTATCGCGAGGACCTCGCCCGCCTGCCCGGCAACGGCTGGTCGATTTTCGGCCTCGCCGACGCGCTGACGCAGCAAGGCAAGATGAAGGAGGTCGCCGCGCTCCGCAGCCGGTTCAAGGAGATCTGGCGCCAAGCCGACGTCACCATCACCTCGTCCTGCCTCTGCCAGCCGGGCGGCTGA
- a CDS encoding ATP-binding protein, translating to MKLQTKLLAGFAVVSGITLLAAGIGYWQTRKLSAALYEVGTVRLPGSRALAALFEAKTALDASKRELMRGQTLLRIEHELAAGRAPDSPASLGPRTDPEAPDEPMDWREVLAEEIRRQERSWERADKAWREYSVLPKTPVEAEQWQAFTVTWADWRTSYEKVMRLLAQAAATGERVHLAAAHEENQQHLFTLSRDSRTLLLALVDLNEQIAAETKEASIASRHDAAMMQRFMLVSAGISVAAAFGAGLLLCRMISQSLRPMVEAFTRIAAGDRDIRVPVLSRDEIGAMAGAMNGMVTSLSATESARKHASDRLSETADRLELALQTSRLGVWRRNLRTDESEWDRRMFDLFGLPPAAAGPDRPTILGMIAPEDRSAAAAYWSQIPKSDVAYHFRLRIIRADGQRRHLEINARVQDVPGEPGVWLIGVVADITDIVEAAAESARLRERLAQAKNMEALGARAASVAHDFNNLLTSIKGFIDLAALSLEEKHESADLLRRAQAGARSARDLVQRLLRQARNAGDVPHVVLDPVCVAQEALALAAAGLPVHISHRLKVTGALPTIRGDAGSLQRVLLNLCTNAAHAIGSKPGLVQVTLSLETLAADLAGQPGCKAGRYVCVAISDDGCGMDAATMQRIFEAYYTTKPAGQGTGLGLAIVSDIIAEHQGGLTVESRPGAGSTFRVYLPGHAGSPV from the coding sequence ATGAAACTCCAGACCAAGCTCCTTGCCGGCTTCGCGGTGGTGAGCGGAATCACCCTGCTGGCCGCCGGCATTGGCTACTGGCAGACGCGCAAGCTGTCCGCCGCCCTCTATGAAGTAGGCACCGTGCGCCTGCCCGGCAGCCGGGCCCTGGCCGCATTGTTCGAGGCCAAGACCGCGCTCGATGCGTCCAAGCGGGAACTGATGCGCGGCCAAACCCTCCTGCGTATTGAGCATGAACTCGCGGCCGGCCGCGCGCCGGACTCCCCGGCGTCCCTCGGCCCCCGGACCGATCCCGAGGCCCCGGACGAGCCGATGGATTGGCGTGAAGTGCTCGCCGAGGAAATCCGCCGGCAAGAGCGCTCCTGGGAGCGCGCCGACAAGGCCTGGCGGGAATACAGCGTGCTGCCCAAAACCCCGGTGGAGGCGGAGCAATGGCAGGCCTTCACAGTGACGTGGGCGGACTGGCGGACCAGCTACGAGAAGGTCATGCGTCTGCTGGCCCAGGCCGCCGCGACCGGGGAACGCGTCCACCTCGCCGCCGCGCACGAGGAGAACCAGCAACACCTGTTCACGCTCTCGCGCGACTCACGCACTCTGCTGCTGGCCCTGGTCGATCTGAACGAGCAAATCGCCGCCGAGACCAAGGAGGCGTCGATCGCGAGCCGGCATGACGCCGCGATGATGCAACGGTTCATGCTGGTTTCCGCCGGCATCAGCGTAGCGGCCGCGTTCGGCGCCGGCCTGCTGCTCTGCCGGATGATCAGCCAGAGCCTGCGGCCCATGGTCGAGGCCTTCACCCGCATCGCCGCCGGCGACCGCGACATCCGGGTGCCGGTGCTCTCGCGCGATGAGATCGGCGCGATGGCCGGCGCAATGAACGGGATGGTCACTTCCCTGAGCGCGACCGAATCGGCCCGCAAACACGCCTCCGACCGCCTCTCGGAAACCGCCGACCGGCTTGAACTCGCCCTGCAAACCTCCCGGCTCGGTGTGTGGCGGCGCAACCTCCGCACCGACGAAAGCGAATGGGATCGCCGCATGTTTGACCTTTTCGGCCTGCCCCCGGCCGCCGCCGGGCCCGACCGCCCGACCATCCTGGGCATGATCGCACCCGAGGATCGTTCCGCCGCCGCGGCCTACTGGTCCCAGATTCCCAAATCAGACGTCGCCTACCATTTTCGCCTGCGCATCATCCGGGCCGACGGCCAGCGCCGCCACCTCGAGATCAACGCCCGCGTGCAGGACGTGCCCGGCGAGCCCGGCGTGTGGCTCATCGGCGTGGTGGCCGACATCACCGACATCGTCGAAGCCGCCGCCGAGTCCGCCCGCCTGCGGGAACGCCTGGCCCAGGCGAAAAACATGGAGGCCCTCGGCGCCCGGGCCGCCTCTGTGGCCCACGACTTCAACAACCTGCTGACGAGCATCAAGGGGTTCATCGACCTCGCCGCGCTCAGCCTGGAGGAGAAACACGAGTCCGCCGATTTGCTCCGCCGGGCCCAGGCCGGGGCGCGCAGCGCACGCGATCTGGTGCAACGCCTGCTCCGCCAGGCCCGCAACGCCGGGGATGTGCCGCATGTCGTCTTGGATCCGGTTTGCGTGGCGCAGGAGGCCCTCGCGCTGGCCGCGGCCGGACTGCCCGTCCACATCAGTCATCGCCTCAAAGTAACGGGCGCCCTCCCCACCATCCGCGGCGATGCCGGCTCCCTGCAGCGGGTGCTGCTCAACCTGTGCACCAATGCCGCGCACGCCATCGGGTCCAAGCCCGGGCTGGTGCAGGTCACCCTTTCGCTCGAAACCCTCGCCGCCGATCTGGCGGGTCAGCCGGGCTGCAAGGCCGGTCGCTATGTCTGCGTGGCGATCAGCGACGACGGCTGCGGCATGGATGCCGCCACGATGCAGCGTATTTTCGAAGCCTACTACACGACCAAGCCCGCCGGGCAGGGCACCGGGCTCGGCCTCGCCATCGTCAGCGACATCATCGCCGAGCATCAGGGCGGCCTCACCGTCGAGAGCCGCCCCGGAGCCGGCAGCACCTTCCGCGTCTATCTGCCGGGCCACGCCGGTTCGCCCGTCTGA
- a CDS encoding sugar kinase, producing the protein MSLNIKPANACAFDQISLGEVMLRLDPGEGRIRTAREFKVWEGGGEYNTSRGLRKAFGLKTAVVTAFVDNEVGHLVEDFIMQGGVATDFIKWREDDGIGRTVRNGLNFTERGFGIRGAVGNPDRGNTAASQLKPGDIDWEHIFGKLGVRWFHTGGIFAALSETTAALTVEAVKAANKHGTIVSYDLNYRPSLWKTIGGLKKAQEVNREIAKYVDVMIGNEEDFTASLGFEVKGVDHNISHIETDAFKQMIETAVKEFKNFKVAATTLRVVKSATVNDWSAILWHDGKFFESRKYPDLEILDRVGGGDSFASGLQFGFLQFNDAQKAVEYGAAHGALASTTPGDTSMATRKEVEKTFGGGGARVVR; encoded by the coding sequence ATGAGCCTGAACATCAAACCCGCCAACGCCTGCGCGTTCGACCAAATCTCCCTCGGTGAAGTCATGCTTCGCCTCGACCCCGGTGAGGGTCGCATCCGCACCGCCCGCGAATTCAAAGTCTGGGAGGGCGGCGGCGAATACAACACTTCCCGCGGCCTCCGCAAGGCCTTCGGCCTGAAGACCGCCGTCGTCACCGCCTTCGTGGACAACGAGGTCGGCCACCTCGTCGAGGACTTCATCATGCAGGGCGGCGTCGCCACCGACTTCATCAAGTGGCGCGAGGACGACGGCATCGGCCGCACCGTCCGCAACGGCCTCAACTTCACCGAGCGCGGCTTCGGCATCCGCGGCGCCGTCGGCAACCCCGACCGCGGCAACACCGCCGCCTCGCAGCTCAAGCCCGGCGACATCGACTGGGAGCACATCTTCGGCAAGCTCGGCGTGCGCTGGTTCCACACCGGCGGCATCTTCGCCGCCCTCTCCGAGACGACCGCCGCCCTCACCGTCGAGGCCGTCAAGGCCGCCAACAAGCACGGCACCATTGTCAGCTACGACCTCAACTACCGTCCCTCGCTCTGGAAGACCATCGGCGGCCTCAAGAAGGCCCAGGAGGTCAACCGCGAGATCGCGAAGTATGTGGACGTCATGATCGGCAACGAGGAGGACTTCACCGCCTCGCTCGGCTTCGAGGTCAAGGGCGTGGACCACAACATCAGCCACATCGAGACCGACGCCTTCAAGCAGATGATCGAGACGGCCGTGAAGGAGTTCAAAAACTTCAAGGTCGCCGCGACCACGCTGCGCGTCGTGAAGAGCGCCACGGTCAACGACTGGTCCGCCATCCTCTGGCACGACGGCAAGTTCTTCGAGAGCCGCAAATACCCGGACCTCGAGATCCTCGACCGCGTCGGCGGCGGCGACTCCTTCGCCTCGGGCCTGCAGTTCGGTTTCCTGCAGTTCAACGATGCCCAGAAAGCCGTCGAATACGGCGCCGCCCACGGCGCGCTCGCCTCGACGACCCCCGGCGACACCTCGATGGCCACCCGCAAGGAGGTCGAGAAGACCTTCGGCGGCGGCGGCGCCCGCGTGGTGCGCTGA
- a CDS encoding bifunctional 4-hydroxy-2-oxoglutarate aldolase/2-dehydro-3-deoxy-phosphogluconate aldolase, with the protein MSKADILHRLRAQKVIALIRADNADNLVGCARALQAGGLGAIELTMTTPGAIEMCAKVSKELPDVLLGLGTVLDAETCKRGLAAGAKFIVTPAVRPEVIKVCNEAGVPILSGALTPTEAWTAHECGADVIKIFPAEFFGPAYIKSLKAPFPKLEFLPTGGVTPETVGDFLKAGAFATAAGSALVAPAALKSGDWAAITARAKQFVEAAAKV; encoded by the coding sequence ATGTCCAAAGCCGACATCCTGCATCGCCTCCGGGCCCAGAAAGTCATCGCCCTCATCCGCGCCGACAACGCCGACAACCTCGTCGGTTGCGCCCGCGCTCTCCAAGCCGGTGGCCTCGGTGCCATCGAGCTCACCATGACGACCCCCGGCGCCATTGAGATGTGCGCCAAGGTTTCCAAGGAGCTGCCCGATGTGCTCCTCGGCCTCGGCACCGTGCTCGACGCCGAGACCTGCAAGCGCGGCCTCGCCGCCGGCGCGAAGTTCATCGTCACCCCGGCGGTCCGCCCCGAGGTCATCAAGGTCTGCAACGAGGCCGGCGTGCCCATCCTCTCCGGCGCGCTCACGCCCACCGAGGCCTGGACCGCCCACGAGTGCGGCGCCGACGTCATCAAGATCTTCCCCGCCGAGTTCTTCGGCCCCGCCTACATCAAGTCGCTCAAGGCGCCGTTCCCGAAGCTCGAGTTCCTGCCCACCGGCGGCGTCACGCCCGAGACGGTCGGCGACTTCCTCAAGGCCGGCGCCTTCGCCACCGCGGCCGGCTCCGCCCTCGTCGCACCCGCCGCGCTGAAGTCCGGTGACTGGGCCGCGATCACCGCCCGGGCCAAGCAATTCGTCGAGGCCGCGGCGAAGGTTTAA
- a CDS encoding VOC family protein, with product MLFEHMALNVNDVRTVAAWYVAQLGLQVVRSRPDAPYTHFLADDTGRVFLELYSNPINPVPDYRLQHPLRLHLAFAVTDARAERTRLEQAGATLAVEEPQPDGSLLIMMRDPWGVPVQLCQRTKPLLKLG from the coding sequence ATGCTCTTTGAACACATGGCCTTGAACGTGAACGACGTGAGAACGGTGGCGGCCTGGTACGTGGCCCAGCTGGGCCTGCAGGTGGTCCGCTCGCGTCCGGACGCCCCATACACCCATTTTCTCGCCGACGACACGGGGCGGGTCTTTCTGGAGCTCTATTCCAACCCGATCAACCCGGTGCCAGATTACCGCTTGCAGCATCCCTTGCGCCTGCACCTGGCCTTTGCCGTGACCGATGCGCGGGCGGAACGCACCCGGTTGGAGCAGGCCGGCGCCACGCTGGCCGTGGAAGAACCGCAGCCGGATGGCAGCCTGTTGATCATGATGCGCGACCCGTGGGGCGTGCCGGTGCAGCTCTGTCAGCGGACCAAACCGCTGCTGAAGTTGGGCTGA
- a CDS encoding IclR family transcriptional regulator — translation MKRPAAVREAPSLERYVIPNLRNACLIMKLLAQHPDGLKAAEIARTLKLPVTTTLRIMATLQLEGYARKMEGRFELGPVLIHLGNASLAGTEIRTAALPILQQLTARTDETSHLAVPCDDHALIVAVQDSPHPLRAASRPGSLTELHCSSTGKSFIAFLHYHRLEELFGKSRLTKRTPRTQDTLAEVKREAALTRKRGFSLDDEEFNLGVRCCAAPVYSSDGNVVAAIGITAATVRFTPERIPEIGAIVTDCAAQLSRSMGYHTR, via the coding sequence ATGAAACGCCCCGCTGCCGTTCGCGAAGCCCCTTCGCTGGAACGCTACGTCATACCCAATCTCCGCAACGCCTGCCTCATCATGAAGCTGCTCGCGCAGCATCCCGACGGCCTCAAGGCCGCCGAGATCGCCCGCACGCTCAAGCTGCCGGTCACGACCACGCTGCGCATCATGGCCACGCTGCAGTTGGAGGGTTACGCGCGCAAGATGGAGGGACGGTTCGAGCTGGGACCCGTGCTCATCCACCTCGGCAACGCCTCGCTCGCCGGCACCGAAATCCGCACCGCCGCGCTCCCGATCCTGCAGCAGCTCACGGCGCGCACCGACGAGACCTCGCACCTCGCGGTTCCTTGCGACGACCATGCGCTGATCGTCGCGGTGCAGGACAGCCCCCACCCCCTGCGGGCCGCCTCGCGCCCGGGATCGCTCACCGAACTGCACTGCTCTTCCACCGGCAAGTCCTTCATCGCCTTCCTGCACTACCACCGGCTCGAGGAGCTCTTTGGCAAAAGCCGGCTCACCAAGCGCACGCCCCGCACCCAGGACACGCTGGCCGAGGTGAAGCGCGAGGCCGCCCTCACGCGCAAGCGCGGTTTCAGCCTCGATGACGAGGAGTTCAACCTCGGCGTGCGCTGCTGCGCCGCCCCCGTGTATTCTTCCGACGGCAACGTCGTGGCCGCCATCGGCATCACCGCCGCCACCGTGCGGTTCACGCCCGAGCGCATTCCCGAAATCGGCGCGATTGTCACCGACTGCGCCGCCCAGCTGTCCCGCTCGATGGGATATCACACACGCTGA
- a CDS encoding TonB-dependent receptor, with amino-acid sequence MDATLTLWQRIVRVHPSAAQSACSGGFSAVRYLLAALLALCLTGSALAQAATGTVYGRVLNVGNNRYLEKAMVTVEGTNISTLTDQTGGYRLTLPAGPAKLNVSYTGLDAATITVDVIAGEFTMQDVELTSAARYGEDKTLVLDTFVIESQREYEGDALATNEQRHAPNVKVVMSSDSFGTINEGNPGEFLKYLPGITVDYVAADVRTVSVRGFASQFTNVYWDGMRMTSSASGNSGRVFEFEQVSINNTSRSEVSKVPTPDMPADSLGGTINFVSKNAFERKGAQLNYRFYMNGNNENLDFKKTPGPESGDSFKILPNFDFDYTLPLNDRFGIVITGLSSNQYVEQHRWQPTWNYAQAGATASNPYLQQWQLQDGPKTTNRASLGVKADWKVTDNQVLSVAFQNNYYKTFFGNRNLNFNIGTTATPSTTGRNSLQWGPSFVTSAFGRASVTQGSSFRDKLGNTFAAKVDHELRVGDWKVESGLSYAKSRSWYRALGRGHFANVGTTMQNVSTVSAFNIQDDSLVWVARDTNGATLNPNVLSNYRLGNLTDDPVDGFATMLQGRVDVERQLDVGFPLSVKAGGSMWEETRDNRRSGNQYTFVGADGTANTADDSAAPFVDTAYFNQDPFWGYQPIQWINPYLLAQAREDNPAWFRYNDVTSETNRINGSERISEKVTAGYIQFEGQLLQNKLGFVAGVRYEKTEDQGKGLLVNADNVWQRNANGSFVDGDLVTAGVQRVRRVDAGAVGSLQELYLVRQERAFESDRSYDGFYPSVHLTYNISNDFLIRFAYAKTFGRPDYANIIPNTTVNEDDTDPINNPGTISVRNTALRPWTGQNYDLSLEYYFKEGGLITGGVFKKDLSDFWGSRGGTVDAALANELGLDSRYVGWGVTTTVNVGDATIEGAEFNLIRPLTFLPGWGKFFTVKLNGTKLRLGGPNAPDFRGFIEETGNFNIGFNKKPFSANLTFNYRGRQKNAPQTGAQYGATAGFYEYYAPRTFVDVSGEVKLTKNMALFAGVRNLFNKQQVLQRYNDVSPTYSKSFRHEEFGIAMSVGIKGSF; translated from the coding sequence ATGGATGCTACCCTGACCTTGTGGCAGCGCATTGTGCGCGTCCACCCCTCCGCGGCCCAGTCCGCGTGCTCCGGCGGCTTTTCCGCCGTCCGTTACCTCCTGGCGGCCCTGCTGGCGCTGTGCCTCACCGGCTCGGCCCTGGCGCAAGCTGCGACCGGCACCGTCTATGGACGCGTGCTCAATGTTGGTAACAACCGCTACCTCGAGAAGGCCATGGTGACCGTCGAGGGCACCAACATCTCGACCCTCACCGACCAGACCGGCGGTTATCGCCTCACGCTCCCGGCCGGTCCGGCGAAGCTGAATGTCTCCTACACCGGCTTGGATGCCGCCACCATCACGGTGGATGTCATCGCCGGTGAGTTCACGATGCAGGATGTCGAGCTGACCAGCGCCGCGCGCTACGGCGAAGACAAGACGCTGGTGCTCGACACCTTCGTGATCGAGAGCCAGCGCGAATACGAGGGCGACGCCCTCGCCACCAACGAACAGCGCCACGCGCCGAACGTCAAGGTGGTCATGTCCTCCGACTCCTTCGGCACCATCAACGAGGGTAACCCCGGCGAGTTCCTCAAGTATCTCCCCGGCATCACCGTTGACTATGTCGCCGCCGACGTGCGCACCGTGTCGGTCCGCGGCTTCGCCTCCCAGTTCACCAACGTCTATTGGGACGGCATGCGCATGACCAGTTCGGCCTCCGGCAACTCCGGCCGCGTGTTCGAGTTCGAGCAGGTCTCGATCAACAACACCTCCCGTTCGGAAGTGTCGAAGGTTCCGACGCCCGACATGCCGGCCGACTCCCTCGGCGGCACGATCAACTTTGTCTCGAAGAATGCCTTCGAGCGCAAGGGCGCCCAGCTGAACTACCGTTTCTACATGAACGGCAACAACGAGAACCTGGACTTCAAGAAGACCCCCGGCCCCGAGTCCGGTGACAGCTTCAAGATTCTCCCGAACTTCGACTTCGACTACACCCTGCCGCTCAACGATCGCTTCGGCATCGTCATCACCGGCCTGTCCTCCAACCAGTATGTGGAACAGCACCGCTGGCAGCCGACCTGGAACTATGCCCAGGCAGGCGCCACGGCCTCCAATCCCTACCTCCAGCAGTGGCAGCTCCAGGATGGTCCCAAGACCACCAATCGCGCTTCCCTCGGCGTGAAGGCCGACTGGAAGGTGACCGACAACCAGGTCCTCTCCGTTGCGTTCCAGAACAACTACTACAAGACGTTCTTCGGCAATCGTAACCTGAACTTCAACATCGGCACGACCGCCACGCCTTCCACCACGGGCCGCAACTCCCTCCAGTGGGGCCCCAGCTTCGTGACCTCGGCCTTTGGTCGCGCCTCCGTCACCCAGGGCAGCTCGTTCCGCGACAAGCTCGGCAACACCTTCGCCGCCAAGGTCGATCACGAACTGCGCGTCGGCGACTGGAAGGTCGAGTCCGGCCTCTCCTACGCCAAGTCCCGCTCCTGGTATCGCGCCCTCGGTCGCGGCCACTTCGCCAACGTCGGCACGACCATGCAGAACGTCAGCACGGTCAGCGCCTTCAACATCCAGGACGACAGCCTCGTCTGGGTCGCCCGTGATACCAACGGTGCCACGCTCAACCCGAATGTTCTCTCCAACTACCGCCTCGGTAATCTCACCGACGACCCGGTGGACGGTTTCGCCACGATGCTCCAGGGCCGCGTGGACGTCGAGCGCCAGCTCGATGTCGGTTTCCCGCTCAGCGTGAAGGCCGGTGGCAGCATGTGGGAGGAGACCCGGGACAACCGTCGTAGTGGCAACCAATACACCTTCGTGGGTGCCGACGGCACGGCCAACACGGCCGACGACAGCGCCGCGCCCTTCGTCGACACGGCCTATTTCAACCAGGACCCGTTCTGGGGTTATCAGCCCATTCAGTGGATCAATCCCTACCTGCTCGCGCAGGCTCGCGAGGACAATCCCGCTTGGTTCCGCTATAACGACGTGACCTCCGAGACCAACCGCATCAACGGTTCTGAGCGCATCTCTGAGAAGGTCACCGCCGGCTACATCCAGTTCGAGGGTCAGCTGCTCCAGAACAAGCTCGGTTTCGTCGCCGGTGTGCGCTACGAAAAGACCGAGGATCAGGGCAAGGGCCTCCTGGTGAATGCTGACAATGTCTGGCAGCGCAATGCGAACGGTTCCTTCGTGGACGGCGATTTGGTTACGGCCGGGGTTCAGCGCGTGCGTCGCGTGGACGCGGGCGCGGTGGGCTCCTTGCAGGAACTCTATCTCGTCCGTCAGGAGCGCGCCTTCGAAAGTGACCGCAGTTACGACGGTTTCTACCCGAGCGTGCATCTGACCTATAACATCAGCAATGATTTCCTGATCCGCTTCGCCTATGCGAAGACCTTCGGTCGTCCTGACTACGCCAACATCATCCCCAACACGACCGTCAACGAGGATGACACGGACCCGATCAACAATCCGGGCACGATTTCCGTCCGCAATACTGCGCTCCGTCCCTGGACCGGCCAGAACTACGACCTCTCCCTGGAGTATTACTTCAAGGAAGGCGGCCTGATCACCGGCGGCGTCTTCAAGAAGGACCTGTCGGACTTCTGGGGTTCCCGCGGTGGCACTGTGGATGCCGCGCTCGCCAACGAGCTCGGCCTTGACAGCCGTTACGTGGGCTGGGGTGTCACCACCACGGTCAACGTGGGTGATGCCACGATCGAAGGCGCCGAGTTCAACCTCATCCGCCCGCTGACCTTCCTGCCGGGCTGGGGCAAATTCTTCACGGTGAAGCTCAACGGCACCAAGCTCCGCCTCGGCGGACCCAATGCCCCTGACTTCCGCGGCTTCATCGAGGAGACCGGCAACTTCAACATCGGCTTCAACAAGAAGCCCTTCTCCGCGAACCTCACGTTCAACTACCGCGGCCGCCAAAAGAACGCCCCGCAGACCGGTGCCCAATACGGCGCCACCGCCGGCTTCTACGAATACTATGCCCCCCGCACCTTCGTGGACGTCAGCGGCGAGGTGAAGCTCACCAAGAACATGGCGCTCTTCGCCGGCGTGCGCAACCTGTTCAACAAGCAGCAGGTGCTCCAGCGCTACAATGACGTGAGCCCGACCTACTCGAAGAGCTTCCGTCACGAGGAGTTCGGCATCGCCATGAGCGTCGGCATCAAGGGTTCGTTCTAA
- the kduI gene encoding 5-dehydro-4-deoxy-D-glucuronate isomerase: MHIHQTSNPRSIPTLPTEELRAEFLISGLFQTGEVRMRYWETDRTVVGGIVPAAAPLALPNEPELRSAYCLERREAGVINLGGPGTIVADGTTYAMAPLDALYLGRGVKAVTFSSQSADQPARFYFLSYPAHTAYPVRHIPVKDAKADRLGTREGGNERTLYKLIHPAAFPTCQLVMGFTRLEPGSVWNTMPPHTHLRRSEVYCYFSVPANAAVFHFMGQPHSTRHLVVHDLEAVLSPPWSIHCGVGTAAYGFVWGMGGENQEFADMDPAPVAQLR; encoded by the coding sequence ATGCACATCCATCAAACCAGCAACCCGCGCTCCATCCCGACGCTGCCGACCGAGGAACTCCGCGCCGAGTTTCTCATCAGCGGACTTTTCCAAACCGGCGAGGTGCGGATGCGATACTGGGAGACCGACCGCACGGTCGTCGGAGGCATTGTGCCCGCCGCCGCGCCCCTGGCCCTGCCCAACGAGCCCGAGCTCCGCAGCGCCTACTGTCTCGAACGCCGCGAGGCCGGCGTGATCAATCTCGGCGGCCCCGGCACCATCGTCGCCGACGGCACGACCTACGCCATGGCGCCGCTTGATGCGCTCTACCTCGGCCGCGGGGTCAAGGCCGTCACCTTCAGCTCGCAGTCGGCCGACCAGCCGGCGCGCTTCTATTTCCTGTCCTACCCGGCGCACACCGCCTACCCGGTCCGCCACATCCCGGTGAAGGACGCCAAGGCCGACCGTCTCGGCACCCGCGAGGGCGGCAACGAGCGCACGCTCTACAAGCTCATCCACCCGGCCGCCTTCCCCACCTGCCAGCTCGTCATGGGTTTCACCCGCCTCGAGCCGGGCAGCGTCTGGAACACCATGCCGCCCCACACGCATCTCCGTCGCTCGGAGGTGTATTGCTATTTCTCCGTCCCGGCCAACGCCGCGGTTTTCCACTTCATGGGTCAGCCGCACTCCACCCGCCATCTGGTGGTGCACGACCTGGAGGCCGTGCTCTCCCCGCCGTGGTCCATCCACTGTGGTGTCGGCACCGCCGCCTACGGCTTCGTCTGGGGCATGGGCGGCGAGAACCAGGAATTCGCCGACATGGACCCCGCACCCGTGGCCCAGCTTCGCTGA